In Desulfoferula mesophila, the genomic window CCGCCGGCCTTCAAGCTGGTGTTGACCAGCCGCAAGGGCGACAAGGCCGAGCTGTGGGTGGGCAACCTGAGCCCCACCAAGGAGTTCGCCTACGCCATGCGCCCCGGCTCCGGCCAGGTGTGGCTGGTGCCGCCGTTGGTGCGCGGCGCGGTGAACCGCAGCCTGTTCGAGCTGCGCGACAAGGCGGCCCTGGACTTCGTGGTCAACCAGGTGCAAAAGGCGGAGTTCGACCTGGGGGGACGCAGCATCACGGTGGTGCGCGAAAAAGGCGGGCCTCAGCCGGTGTGGCGCTTCGCCGACGGCGACGAGGCGGACCCCACCGCCGTGGATGACTTCTTGTTCATGGTGCACGGCACGATGGCCGTGGACATCTTGGACCAGGGCATCCACCCGGACAAGATGGGCCTGACCAAGCCCTGGGGCAAGGTGGTGCTGACCATGGCGGACGGCAAGCAGGCGGGCCTGCTCATCGGGGGCCGGGTGACCGGCCGCGACGAGCGCTACCTGCGCCGGCTGTCCGGCGGCCCGGTGCTGGTGGTGCAAAAGGCCAGCCTGGTGCGCCTGGCCCAGGTGGATCGCTTCCAACTGAGCCAGCGCCGCGTGTTCAGGATCAACCGCGATGACGTGGTGGCCCTAAGCGTGGAGCAGGAGGGACACACCACCCAATACGCCAAAGAGGGCGGCCAGTGGGTGCGCACCTCGCCGCCGGGCGACGAAAAAAGCGGCGAAGTGGCCGGTCTCCTGGTATGGGACTTAGTGAACTTGAAATGGCAAAAATTGTTGGGGACCAGCGGCCCGGCCGAACTGGACAAACCCAATATAGTGATTAAGTTGACCATAAAGGCCCCCGCCACCGAGAAGAACACGGCGGCCACGGTGATGGTCAAACAACTTGTCTTGGGGCAAGTGGATAAGGGTAGCGGTCTGCTCAGCGCTCGGGTGCCGGGCGACGAACGGATTTTCGGCTTGAAGGCCGACCTGCTTGAGGGACTGCCCCCCTTGCCCGGCAAAGACACCAAGGCCCCGGCGGGGCCCAAATAAAAGGATAGGAATCCATGGCTCGAGTAACGGTGGAAGATTGCCTCAGAGAGGTGCCCAACCGCTTTTCGTTGGTGCATCTGACGGCCAAGCGGGTGCGCCAGCTGCGGGAGGGCGCTCCGCCCATGATCCCGGTGAAGAACAAAGAGGTGGTGGTGGCCCTGCGCGAGATCGCGGCGGGTTACGTATACCCGGTTAGCGCCGCCGAGGCCGAGAAGGAGCGCGCCGAGGCCGAGGCCCGCGAGCGCGACCGCCTGGCCCAGGCCCAGATGGCCCTGGAGGCCGCCGCCCTGGCCGAAGAGACCGCCGAAGAGGTGGACGAGGCCGAAGAGGACGAGGAATCCAAGGACTAGCCCCGACCCGGGCACAGTATGGCAACCATGATTAAACGCTGTTATTACGAAATCCTGGAGGTCGAGCGCTCGGCCGACCAGGAGACGATCAAAAAAGCCTACCGCCGCATGGCCTTGCAGTATCACCCGGACCGCAATCCGGACGACGCCGAGGCCGAGGATCGCTTCAAGGAGGCCGCCGAGGCCTACGAGGTGTTGCGCGATCCGGAAAAGCGCCGGCTTTACGACGCTTATGGCCATGATGGCCTCAAAAGCTCCGGGTTCCAGGGCTTCAGCGGCATGGGCGACATCTTCGGTGCCTTTGGCGACATCTTCGAGGGCCTGTTCAACGGCTTCACCGGAGGCCACCCGGGCCGCTCCAGCGGGCCCCGGCCGGGGCGCGACCTGCGCTACGACCTGGAGCTGACCCTGGAGCAGATCGCCACCGGCCACAGCGAGACCATCACCATCGGGCGCGAAGCCTCCTGCCCCGAGTGCAATGGCACCGGCCAGGCCGGGGGCGAGGAGCCGGTGGTGTGCCAGGTCTGCGGTGGCCAGGGCCAGGTGGCCAGGGCCCAGGGCTTGTTCCGGGTGGTCACCACCTGCCCCCAATGCCGGGGCGAAGGCCGGGTGGTCACCGACCCCTGCTCCAATTGCCGGGGCCGGGGCCGGGTGCGCGAGGAAAAAGAGATCAGCGTGCAGATCCCGGCGGGCATCGCCCACGGCCAGCGCCTGCGCATGCGCTCCGAGGGCGAGGGCGGCTACCAGGGCGGCGGGCCCGGCGATCTCTACGTGGTGATCCACGAGGTGCCCCACCAGGTCTTCGAGCGCCAGGGCAAGGACCTCTACCGCCGCCAAGAGGTAAGCATGTTCCAGGCCGCCCTGGGCCAGGAAGTGGCCGTGGAGAGCCTGGTGGACGGACCCCAGCCCCTGAGCATCCCCGCCGGGTCCGATACCGGCGAGGTGGTGCGCATCAAGGGCCTGGGCCTGCCGGGGCTTAGGGGCGAGCGCCGGGGCGACATGTACGTGCAGCTCTTGGTGCGCACCCCCCGCAAGCTCAATAAGCGCCAGCGGGAGCTGATGGAAGAGCTGGCCGCCCTGGGCGACGCCGAGGCGGCCCCGGCTCCCGAGGAGCAGGCCGCGGCCAAACCCCGCAAGAAAAAGAAGCGGGGCATTTTCTCGAAGTAGGAGACGCCGGTGAAACTCAGCCACCTGGACGACAAGGGCGCGGCCCGCATGGTGGACGTGGGCCACAAGCCGCCCACCCAGCGCCGGGCCATCGCCCGCTCCCGGGTGGCGCTCGGCCCGGCCACCCTGGAGCTACTCACCTCCGGCGGGCTGCCCAAGGGCGACGCCCTGGCCGTGGCCCGGGTGGCGGGCATCATGGCCGCCAAGCAGACCCCGGCGCTGATCCCCTTGTGCCACCCCCTGCCCCTGAGCGCGGTCAGCGTGGAGCTGACCCCGGAGGCCGACGGGGTGCTCATCGAGGCAACTGCCTCCACCACCGCCCCCACCGGGGTGGAGATGGAGGCCATGACCGCCGCCTCGGTGGCCGCCCTGGCCCTCTACGACATGATCAAGGGCGTGGAGCGCGGAGCGCGAATCACCGGGGTCTGGCTGGTGATGAAAGAGGGGGGGGCCAGCGGCCACTGGGACCGGGAAGATTAGGCGTCTCGCCTCTTTACACACGGCGGCCGGCATGCTAGATTTACCCGCTATCATAGGTGGCCCACCAGCTACGGAGAGCGAAGCATGAATGAAAAGAAGCTCGAGTTCTTCCGCAAGCTTTTAAACGAAAAGCTGGACGAGCTCGGCAAGGAAGCCGAGCGTACCGTGGCGGGCATGACCGACAGTAAAGAGAATTTTCCCGACCCCACCGATCGGGCGGCCATGGAGTCGGACCGCAATTTCTTGCTGCGCATCCGCGACCGGGAGCGCAAACTCATCAGCAAGATCCGCGAGGCCCTGGATCGCATTGACGACGGGACCTTCGGCATCTGCGAATCCTGCGGCGAGGATATAAGCGAAAAGCGCCTCAAGGCGCGCCCGGTCACCACCCTGTGCATTGATTGCAAAAAAAAGCAAGAGGCCAACGAACGGGCCCGCGGTCTCTGATTTATTTGCCCCCCTTCCCGCCCACCGGGGTGTCGGTTCAGCTACGCGGGGGCTAGCCTGATAAATGTTCCAGCAACGGCTTAAGTTTTTCCGCTCCATCCTCTACCTGGGCGATTTGGTCTTGGTGGGCTTGGCCTGGTTCGGCGCCTATTTCCTGCGCTTTTACCTGCCTATCCTTCCCGTGACCAAGGGCATTCCGCCGCTGGGCCTCTACAGCATGCTCCTGTTGCTGATGCTGGCCGATTTCGCGGTGGTCATGCCCCTTAGCGGGCTATACCGCCGCCCCTGGGCCGGCACCGGCCGTGCCCTGTGGCCGGTGTTGCGCGCGGCGCTGGTGGGGGTGGTGGTGGCCGTAACCCTCACCTGGTTCCTCAGGCCCTACGACTTCAGCCGCTTGGTTTTCCTGCACTTTTTCGTGCTGCTCGCGGCAGGGATGCTCGTGTACCGCCCCGTGCTGCGCCGTTTTTGGCGGCGGGCCTATCCGGAAAACGCCGGGGAGCGGGTGCTCATCGTGGGCTCGGCGGAGCTGGCCGAGCAGGTGGCCCAAAACATCAAGAAAAACCCGGTGTTGGGCCTGAGCGTGGTGGGCTTCCTTTCCCGCGACGAGGCCAAGGTGGGCCGCCGGGTGGCCGGGCTCAGAGTGCTGGGCTCTTTTGCCCAGGTAGCCCAGATCGTGGCCCAGCGCCACATCCAGGTGGTGATCATCGCCTTGCCGCTGAGCGCCCACGACGACCTGCCGCTGGTTTTGGAGGGCCTGTCCCAGGAACTGGTGGACGTGCGCATCGTGCCCGACCTGTACCGCTTCATGAGCCTGGGCAGCACGGTGGAGTCCTTTGAGGGCATGCCCATCATCGGCCTCAGGGGCAACCGCCTGGAAGGCTGGCCCCGGGTGCTCAAGCGGGCCATGGACGTGGCGGGATCGCTGCTTTTCCTCACGCTGTTCAGCCCCCTGATGGCCCTGATCGCCCTGGGGGTCAAGCTTTCCTCCCCCGGCCCGGTGCTCTATCGCCAGCGGCGCATGGGCCTGGACGGGGTGGATTTTCAGATGCTCAAGTTCCGCACCATGCGGGTGGGGGCCGAGTCCGAGACAGGCCCGGTGTGGGCCAGCCCCGACGACCCCCGCCGCACCCGCTTGGGGGCCATTCTGCGGCGCACCAGCCTGGACGAGCTGCCCCAGTTTTTCAACGTCCTGAGCGGCGAGATGAGCCTGGTGGGCCCCCGGCCCGAACGCCCCGAGCTGATCGCCAGCTTCCGCAGCCAGATCCCCGGCTACATGCTGCGCCACATGGTCAAGGCGGGCATAACCGGCTGGGCCCAGATAAACGGCTGGCGGGGCAACACCGACCTGAACAAGCGCATCGAGCACGACCTGTACTATATTGAGAACTGGTCCCTGTGGTTCGACATCAAGATCATCCTGCTCACCCCCTTCCGGGGCCTGATCAGCCCCAATGCCTATTAGGAAGCCCGGCCTGTGAGTATTAGCGGACACCTAGCCGAACTGACCCGCAACCGCGCCCTGGTATGGGCCCTGGTGGGCCGCGAGCTCAAGGGCCGCTACCGGGGCTCCCTGTTCGGCTTTTTGTGGACCTTTTTGAACCCCCTGATGCTCCTGGCGGTCTACGCCCTGGTGTTCTCAGTGTATTTCCGCATCGACATGCCCCACTACGCGGTGTTCATGTTCACCGGCCTGTTGCCCTGGGTGTTTTTCTCCAGCAGCGTGAACGAAGGCGCCGGGGCCATCACCGAGGGGGGCAGCCTGGTCACCAAGGTTATGTTCCCCTTGCAGGTGTTGCCCGCGGTCAAGGTGATGGCCAACTTCGTCAACTACCTGCTCAGCCTGCCCATCCTGTTTGCCTTCTACCTGGCCGACGGCGTGGCCTTCACCTGGTGCATGCTGGCCTTTTTCGTGGTGGCGGCGGTGCACCTGTTGTTCACCTACGCCCTGGTGCTGCTGCTCTCGGCGGCCAACGTCTTTTTGCGCGACACCAAACACATGGTGAACAACTTCCTTACCTTGTGGTTCTTTTTGACTCCCATCCTCTACCCCCTGGCCCAGGTGCCCGAGGCCTTCCGCCCGCTGATCTACTTCAACCCGGCGGCGGTGATCACCCTGGCCTACCACGACCTGTTCTTCTGGGGCCGCTGGCCCGCCTGGGGACAGCTGGCCGGGGTGGCCGGGCTCAGCCTGGTTATGCTGGTGGTGGCCGTGGTAGTCTTCGAGCACTACAAGGAGTATTTCGCCGAGAAGATATGAGCACGGCCACGGCCATAGAGATCGCGGGGTTGGTGAAGCGCTTTCGCCGCGAGATGCTCAGGCGCGACTACACCACCTGGAA contains:
- a CDS encoding DUF4340 domain-containing protein, whose amino-acid sequence is MSGRKAIIWLILLAIAVGAYFLTEALDRRAEQQDQAAKSLVSLQDPLNIQSLALSGAEIPKAVLIERRDKQHRWEMTKPVVYAADGMQVGQMLSTVLDSRIVRRIDKPGDLKQFGLNPPAFKLVLTSRKGDKAELWVGNLSPTKEFAYAMRPGSGQVWLVPPLVRGAVNRSLFELRDKAALDFVVNQVQKAEFDLGGRSITVVREKGGPQPVWRFADGDEADPTAVDDFLFMVHGTMAVDILDQGIHPDKMGLTKPWGKVVLTMADGKQAGLLIGGRVTGRDERYLRRLSGGPVLVVQKASLVRLAQVDRFQLSQRRVFRINRDDVVALSVEQEGHTTQYAKEGGQWVRTSPPGDEKSGEVAGLLVWDLVNLKWQKLLGTSGPAELDKPNIVIKLTIKAPATEKNTAATVMVKQLVLGQVDKGSGLLSARVPGDERIFGLKADLLEGLPPLPGKDTKAPAGPK
- the rpoZ gene encoding DNA-directed RNA polymerase subunit omega is translated as MARVTVEDCLREVPNRFSLVHLTAKRVRQLREGAPPMIPVKNKEVVVALREIAAGYVYPVSAAEAEKERAEAEARERDRLAQAQMALEAAALAEETAEEVDEAEEDEESKD
- the dnaJ gene encoding molecular chaperone DnaJ, whose translation is MIKRCYYEILEVERSADQETIKKAYRRMALQYHPDRNPDDAEAEDRFKEAAEAYEVLRDPEKRRLYDAYGHDGLKSSGFQGFSGMGDIFGAFGDIFEGLFNGFTGGHPGRSSGPRPGRDLRYDLELTLEQIATGHSETITIGREASCPECNGTGQAGGEEPVVCQVCGGQGQVARAQGLFRVVTTCPQCRGEGRVVTDPCSNCRGRGRVREEKEISVQIPAGIAHGQRLRMRSEGEGGYQGGGPGDLYVVIHEVPHQVFERQGKDLYRRQEVSMFQAALGQEVAVESLVDGPQPLSIPAGSDTGEVVRIKGLGLPGLRGERRGDMYVQLLVRTPRKLNKRQRELMEELAALGDAEAAPAPEEQAAAKPRKKKKRGIFSK
- the moaC gene encoding cyclic pyranopterin monophosphate synthase MoaC, whose translation is MKLSHLDDKGAARMVDVGHKPPTQRRAIARSRVALGPATLELLTSGGLPKGDALAVARVAGIMAAKQTPALIPLCHPLPLSAVSVELTPEADGVLIEATASTTAPTGVEMEAMTAASVAALALYDMIKGVERGARITGVWLVMKEGGASGHWDRED
- the dksA gene encoding RNA polymerase-binding protein DksA, coding for MNEKKLEFFRKLLNEKLDELGKEAERTVAGMTDSKENFPDPTDRAAMESDRNFLLRIRDRERKLISKIREALDRIDDGTFGICESCGEDISEKRLKARPVTTLCIDCKKKQEANERARGL
- a CDS encoding undecaprenyl-phosphate glucose phosphotransferase; translated protein: MFQQRLKFFRSILYLGDLVLVGLAWFGAYFLRFYLPILPVTKGIPPLGLYSMLLLLMLADFAVVMPLSGLYRRPWAGTGRALWPVLRAALVGVVVAVTLTWFLRPYDFSRLVFLHFFVLLAAGMLVYRPVLRRFWRRAYPENAGERVLIVGSAELAEQVAQNIKKNPVLGLSVVGFLSRDEAKVGRRVAGLRVLGSFAQVAQIVAQRHIQVVIIALPLSAHDDLPLVLEGLSQELVDVRIVPDLYRFMSLGSTVESFEGMPIIGLRGNRLEGWPRVLKRAMDVAGSLLFLTLFSPLMALIALGVKLSSPGPVLYRQRRMGLDGVDFQMLKFRTMRVGAESETGPVWASPDDPRRTRLGAILRRTSLDELPQFFNVLSGEMSLVGPRPERPELIASFRSQIPGYMLRHMVKAGITGWAQINGWRGNTDLNKRIEHDLYYIENWSLWFDIKIILLTPFRGLISPNAY
- a CDS encoding ABC transporter permease, which codes for MSISGHLAELTRNRALVWALVGRELKGRYRGSLFGFLWTFLNPLMLLAVYALVFSVYFRIDMPHYAVFMFTGLLPWVFFSSSVNEGAGAITEGGSLVTKVMFPLQVLPAVKVMANFVNYLLSLPILFAFYLADGVAFTWCMLAFFVVAAVHLLFTYALVLLLSAANVFLRDTKHMVNNFLTLWFFLTPILYPLAQVPEAFRPLIYFNPAAVITLAYHDLFFWGRWPAWGQLAGVAGLSLVMLVVAVVVFEHYKEYFAEKI